The Prochlorococcus marinus CUG1416 genome has a segment encoding these proteins:
- a CDS encoding DoxX family protein, whose translation MKNIFFRNKGIKSVLDFLSRLAISAIFISAIPGKINGFNKTVEYISSKGIPDPISSILLVGAIICLILGSGFFIFGENQKIGSVFLLLFIIPTTIIFHVFPFHQRAVFINLGLIGGLVITALREPK comes from the coding sequence ATGAAAAATATTTTTTTTAGAAATAAAGGTATCAAATCTGTTTTAGACTTTTTGTCTAGATTAGCAATCTCCGCAATATTTATCTCAGCCATACCAGGAAAAATAAATGGTTTTAATAAAACAGTTGAATATATTTCTTCCAAAGGTATTCCTGATCCAATTTCATCTATTCTTCTAGTGGGGGCGATTATATGTCTTATCTTGGGTTCGGGATTTTTTATATTTGGAGAAAATCAAAAAATTGGGTCAGTTTTTTTATTACTTTTTATTATTCCAACAACAATAATTTTTCATGTATTCCCTTTCCATCAAAGAGCAGTGTTTATTAATCTCGGATTGATCGGTGGATTAGTTATTACTGCCTTAAGGGAACCAAAATAA
- a CDS encoding DUF3804 family protein → MTDKEKIISLLNELATPEEMGSFFVKNATSDFLLIRPSGNPIDAAGFEKMMTSGDVIQDKTEITKIHRFEFLSANIVMCIFTLGSKFSYKGKPNDDLPTVTSIFKKVDNIWKIHWMQRSTGDSDLSLWD, encoded by the coding sequence ATGACTGATAAAGAAAAAATAATTTCATTATTAAATGAGCTTGCCACTCCAGAAGAAATGGGTTCTTTTTTTGTTAAAAATGCGACTTCAGATTTTTTGTTAATCAGACCTAGTGGTAATCCTATAGATGCAGCAGGATTTGAAAAAATGATGACTTCTGGTGATGTCATTCAAGACAAGACAGAAATAACTAAAATACACCGATTCGAATTTTTAAGTGCAAATATAGTAATGTGCATTTTTACTCTTGGTTCAAAATTTAGCTACAAAGGTAAACCTAATGATGATTTACCAACAGTTACTTCTATTTTCAAAAAAGTAGACAACATTTGGAAAATACATTGGATGCAACGATCGACAGGAGATTCAGATTTATCTTTATGGGATTAG